One genomic region from Pseudanabaena sp. FACHB-2040 encodes:
- a CDS encoding DUF427 domain-containing protein: MHPQRIEPGPGQESVWDYPRPPRLEPSTRHIKIVFNGEIIADSQQTQRVLETSHPPVYYIPPADIRMEYLSATPRSTFCEWKGAARYYTLRVGDQQSDNVAWSYPSPSPAFQAIQDYIAFYPSRMEVCYVDGEPVQAQAGDFYGGWVTSDIVGPFKGALGTWGW, from the coding sequence ATGCATCCGCAGCGTATCGAACCCGGTCCCGGCCAGGAATCAGTTTGGGACTATCCCCGTCCACCCCGCCTTGAACCCTCTACCCGCCACATTAAAATTGTCTTTAACGGCGAGATAATTGCCGACTCGCAGCAGACTCAAAGGGTGCTTGAGACCAGCCACCCGCCGGTTTACTACATTCCCCCTGCAGACATCCGCATGGAGTATCTGAGCGCTACCCCTCGCTCTACCTTCTGTGAGTGGAAAGGAGCCGCCCGCTACTACACCCTGCGAGTCGGCGACCAGCAGTCAGACAATGTTGCCTGGTCTTACCCCAGCCCTAGTCCCGCGTTCCAAGCCATTCAAGACTATATTGCGTTTTACCCAAGCCGGATGGAGGTCTGCTACGTAGACGGCGAACCCGTGCAGGCCCAAGCCGGAGATTTCTATGGCGGCTGGGTCACCAGTGACATTGTTGGCCCTTTTAAGGGGGCTTTGGGCACCTGGGGCTGGTAA